From Acomys russatus chromosome 2, mAcoRus1.1, whole genome shotgun sequence, one genomic window encodes:
- the LOC127207133 gene encoding LOW QUALITY PROTEIN: PHD finger protein 11-like (The sequence of the model RefSeq protein was modified relative to this genomic sequence to represent the inferred CDS: deleted 2 bases in 1 codon) → MVRELTEYHSVSQGTEKMEKRICALCPKENDWSVIYFAPSVNIAAHENCLLYSSGLAECQDRDPYDTDRNFYVKSVKKEIWREQRLKCSFCKKKKKRGATVGCEESSCAKNYHLLCAKNDQAVIQVDGVHGTYKLFCQQHAPKQEETTQSADCPSLKKKREREKDLSSDSPTQPTKKKHDKIHMTVEHLSHTGAVVKVSFLKKCKDAGLLTELFEEILQRMDLMYARLMDETTSDADYKEIETLLFGSGLFEDTLIKFQEVIKRKACEYEERQRQLKQQIEALGDLKEILCSFQEYGDLDHSRSTSVSLEDPQLKCQECAEM, encoded by the exons ATGGTAAGGGAGCTCACAGAATACCACAGTGTCAGTCAGGGTacagaaaagatggaaaaaaggaTATGTGCCCTCTGTCCCAAAGAGAACGACTGGAGTGTGATATACTTTGCACCATCAGTGAATATAGCTGCTCACGAAAATTGTTTGCTGTACTCATCAGGACTGGCGGAATGTCAGGATCGTGATCCATATGATACAGATAGAAATTTTTATGTGAAATCAGTGAAGAAAGAGATCTGGAGAGAACAAAGATTGAAATGctcattttgtaaaaaaaaa aaaaaaagaggagccaCCGTGGGATGTGAGGAATCATCCTGTGCCAAGAATTATCACTTACTCTGTGCCAAAAATGACCAAGCAGTTATACAAGTTGATGGAGTTCATGGAACCTACAAATTATTTTGCCAACAACATGCTCCAAAACAAGAAGAGACCACGCAGAGTGCTGACTGCCCAAGcctgaagaaaaagagagaaagggagaaagatctCTCATCAGACTCTCCCACACAGCctacaaagaagaaacatgacaaaaTACACATGACGGTAGAGCACCTCAGTCACACGGGTGCAGTTGTCaaagtttcttttcttaagaaatgCAAGGATGCAGGACTTCTTACTGAATTATTTGAAGAGATACTACAACGAATGGATTTAATGTATGCAAGACTCATGGATGAGACCACATCAGATGCAGACTATAAAGAGATTGAGACCTTACTGTTTGGCAGTGGATTGTTTGAAGACACATTAATAAAATTCCAAGAAGTAATAAAGCGGAAAGCGTGTGAATatgaagaaaggcagaggcagctgaagcaGCAGATTGAAGCCCTTGGAGACTTAAAAGAAATCCTGTGCTCATTTCAAGAATATGGAGACCTGGACCACTCACGTTCCACCTCGGTCTCCTTGGAGGACCCCCAGCTCAAATGCCAGGAGTGTGCGGAAATGTAA